GCTTCAGCTTTTTCCCTTACCACTGATCTGGAGGCGCTAAATTCAGGTTGATTAGCTAAGTCTTGCAAGGAAGCTTGAAACTGGTCGAATAAACTTCGAATATTAACTGTAGAAGGTTCGTTAAAAGCTAACTCTATTTGATAAAGATTATCTTCTTTGGATTCCCAATAACCTAATTTTTGACCTTCACGATTCAGTCGATCATTGATAAATTCATCAGAAGCTCTCTTAATAGTGGAGACATGAACACCTGTTCCAATCTGAGCTGGAACGATGGGAGACTGCATGGAAGGAAAGAAGAGAGGATCAGTAACGGTTAAGTGGATCTCTTGTCGAGAATAGTCTTGGTTGTTGGCATTAGCAATATTATGCCCCGTGACATTTAAAGCTAACTGGTGAGCAGATAAGCTTCTGGAGCCAATTTCTAAACCCATGAATAATGAAGTCATAAAGCCACCTTTTTGTCTTTTGACGGGTATTAAATTATTTGATTAAAGAGTAAAGGTTTTGGTAAACTTTTACTTCCATAGGTATTTTTATCTCCAAAGGAGCTAATGTATCTAAAAAGTTCTCCTAAAAAAGATAACGACCTCATCACCAATTCTTTATTTCTTTGATTTATCTTTTGAAGCTCAAAAGCAACTAATCTTAATCTTTCTTTTTCTTTAAAGCTTTCTATCTCTTTTTCTTCAATGATTTGGCTAATGAGTTTCTTTTCTTGATTAATAATTGGGAAAAGATCGTCAATTTCTTCAGATATTAAATTTTTATTCTTTTGTTGGGAAAGATGGATCAACTCCTTAAAATAGTCTATTTTTCTTAAAACTTTTTTTTGCTTCACGATCATCTACCTCTTTTCTTTA
The window above is part of the bacterium genome. Proteins encoded here:
- a CDS encoding flagellar protein FlgN, translating into MKQKKVLRKIDYFKELIHLSQQKNKNLISEEIDDLFPIINQEKKLISQIIEEKEIESFKEKERLRLVAFELQKINQRNKELVMRSLSFLGELFRYISSFGDKNTYGSKSLPKPLLFNQII